The nucleotide window CGTATACAAGGAATGCTTAAACAAATGAACACTTTGGAAAGTCTGAGATGCCTTTgcacattttttctttgaaaagctgTCTAGTGGTATGTCATCGTATCTCAGAATGGGTTTTGGAGCAGAGTAGACTGCTTGTCTATTCCTACTGTGTGGTCTACACTTTTCATCTCATTACTACATCCTTAACTAGAAAACCTTTGCTATTCTAAAGCAACAGCCCTCACACATGTTTTTACCTGTTGTTTCATGACTTTCTATGAAAATCAGGTCATTATGACTTTTTTCTTCAACTTTCACAGTGGTGCTTAATGCTTAATTCACATAAACAAGGGGGCACTTTTGGGTATTTTGTACATTTTCTTAATCTGGAAACAGAGGTCACAGTTGTTGTCTTGGTGTGGAAGCTGAGAGAGTTGCCCTGCCATGCACCTGTGGGAGAGATTGTCCTATTCCTGtgagattttgttttcccaCAGGCAGAACAGAGATAAACAATATTTCTTCACCCTTCTAAAACATTTTGAGTGCTACGAATGGAAGAGTTAATCAAGAACAAGTATTGATAATTAAATGGTCTGGGTGTTGCCACAAACAAAACTTGTTACCAACTTACTGGCAGTTTGATGGCAGAAAAGAGAGTAGAGGGGTTCTCTCTGAATTTTGAGGCAAGTTCAGAATGAAAAGCTAGAGGGCAGCCTGCATGCTATCACCTCCCCTTGTCTAAATTACACCTAACCTCTTGGTGCTCCTAGTTGACCAAAGACAGCTCCATGTGCGTGAGCTGGAAGAGAAGGTCCTGTTTGCCGCAGATATGCCCAGCCTCCACCTGCGTAAAAAGCCATAGTGTAACAGTGTCACAGTGTTGCACCCCACCTCTAACTTAGAACGCTTAGTCCTTTAGAGGCAGGAGACAGGAAAAAGGGGCACCATAGTTTTCTTTGTCTGTTTGGCAATTAACCATTCactggctttttttgttgtaaCATGCACTTCCTCTCTTGTTTTCATTCAAGCTTTGTGCACCATGGAAATTAATGTGGAGAAAGACAAACAGACAGGAGAGACCAAGATTGTCTCTGCTTCACCTGTTGGCCCAGATGAGGCCCATCAAAGAGGATTCAAAGTCTATGATGATGGTTCCAAGGTAGTCTATGAGGTTCACTCTGGTGGCACAGTGGTAGAAAATGGAGTACATAAATTAAGCTCAAAGGACGTAGATGAACTTATGCAAAAAGCTGGACAATCAAGTGTAAAAGGAGGGTATGAAAAAATGACTGTGTCAGACAAAAATGTGGTAGCCGATGGAAACCTTAGCCATATGAAGGAGCAAATGCTCTTCAAGGAGGCAAAGCTAGAAATGGTACACAAATCCGGCAAAGGACGTGCTGTGAACCCTCAGCCACAAGACAAACCCTGTGGTGGTGAAACCCCCGAGCCCAGTGCAGATCAGCCAGTGACAATGATATTTATGGGCTACCAGAACATCGATGATGAAGAGGAGACAAAGAAAGTGCTGGGCTATGATGAGACCATCAAGGCAGAGCTTGTGCTGATTGACGAAGACGACGAGAAGTCACTGCGGGAGAAGACAGTGACTGATGTTTCCACCATGGATGGGAACGCTGCAGAGCTGGTCTCTGGCAGGCCCCTGTCGGACACGACAGAGCCCTCCTCTCCcgaggggaaggaagagagcCTGCCCTTGGAAGCTGCCCCAGgtacacaaaagaaaaagcgCTGTCAATGCTGTATTGTCATGTGAacacctcctccttccctgctccaggcagctcctgctccatcaCTTACCTAGACCTCACTGTACTTCTAACTGCAATACTGTGAACTGGAAGTGAATGCCTCCATTGCCTTGCAGTTGGGTTGCTTTTCTTTCTAGTTCTTCCGGAAGAGGAACGCATGGTTATTTTCCCATCAGGCATTCTATTTGGTgttggggaggggctgggggcttttggcttctctttttctttgtgttgttggtgatggtgttttgttttgttttgttttgttttttccttaatattaCAGAGTGAGAGATAAATGAGAAACGGAACATatgttttcatatttatttgatttttatatatatattttatatatataatgaaaacactttttacattttttctttaagtatctGGCAGGCTTGATCAGATTCCTAGGATTTTGTGGGAGTCTGTTTCACAGCCACCAGATATGAGAGCCTTAAAAAAATGTTGCTTctcctttttaagaaaaatcacattaagCATTATTTCATGtatcatattttttatttcttggggGAAGGCTCAGATCACTTTACCATTTTGATTAGCTAAAAATCAGACAAGTCTTTCCCAAAAAATTTCATAATTTTGGGTTTTAGTAACTTTCAAGTTTAGTTTGCAGTGTCAGAAAATCATTTCCGCTAATTGGTGATACCAGAAGTGGACCTTAATTATTCTTTCTAGAAAATGTATGAATGATCATTTTGCCTTATATAAATCTTCCAGATT belongs to Haemorhous mexicanus isolate bHaeMex1 chromosome Z, bHaeMex1.pri, whole genome shotgun sequence and includes:
- the PALM2AKAP2 gene encoding paralemmin-2 isoform X5, with translation MAEAELHKERLQAIAEKRKRQTEIEGKRQQLEDQILQLQHFKSKALREKWLLQGIPAGSAEEEEARRKQSEEDELKVKKLEENIHRLEQEIQKLESEESQISAKEQIILEKLKETEKSFDNLQKSFSHQDGALCTMEINVEKDKQTGETKIVSASPVGPDEAHQRGFKVYDDGSKVVYEVHSGGTVVENGVHKLSSKDVDELMQKAGQSSVKGGYEKMTVSDKNVVADGNLSHMKEQMLFKEAKLEMVHKSGKGRAVNPQPQDKPCGGETPEPSADQPVTMIFMGYQNIDDEEETKKVLGYDETIKAELVLIDEDDEKSLREKTVTDVSTMDGNAAELVSGRPLSDTTEPSSPEGKEESLPLEAAPGTQKKKRCQCCIVM